The following coding sequences lie in one Spea bombifrons isolate aSpeBom1 chromosome 5, aSpeBom1.2.pri, whole genome shotgun sequence genomic window:
- the MSC gene encoding musculin isoform X1: MSTGSVSDTEDLLELRVLELQYPKAKRSGCGKLLLDHSTDISDEEGVSQSSNGKRKRVCRSQQSPDKKQPVRSSKECKQSQRNAANARERARMRVLSKAFSRLKTSLPWVPPDTKLSKLDTLRLASSYIAHLRQLLQEDRYDNSFVHPVNLTWPFVISGRPECAPKEIISANILCGATA, translated from the exons ATGTCCACGGGTTCTGTGAGTGACACTGAGGATTTGCTTGAGCTGAGGGTGTTGGAACTGCAGTATCCCAAAGCCAAGAGGTCAGGATGCGGTAAGCTGTTACTGGACCACTCCACTGACATCTCAGATGAAGAAGGGGTTTCACAGTCATCAAATGGCAAAAGGAAGAGGGTCTGCAGGAGCCAACAGAGTCCAGACAAGAAGCAGCCAGTTAGGTCCTCCAAGGAGTGTAAACAGTCCCAAAGAAATGCAGCCAATGCCAGGGAAAGAGCCCGCATGAGGGTGCTGAGCAAAGCTTTCTCCAGGCTAAAGACCAGCCTGCCATGGGTTCCTCCTGACACCAAGCTCTCCAAACTGGACACCCTGAGGCTCGCCTCCAGCTACATTGCCCATCTCAGGCAGCTGCTACAAGAGGACAGATATGACAATAGTTTTGTGCATCCAGTCAACCTG ACTTGGCCATTTGTGATTTCAGGAAGACCAGAGTGTGCTCCCAAAGAAATTATATCAGCAAACATATTGTGTGGGGCTACGGCTTAG
- the MSC gene encoding musculin isoform X2, with amino-acid sequence MSTGSVSDTEDLLELRVLELQYPKAKRSGCGKLLLDHSTDISDEEGVSQSSNGKRKRVCRSQQSPDKKQPVRSSKECKQSQRNAANARERARMRVLSKAFSRLKTSLPWVPPDTKLSKLDTLRLASSYIAHLRQLLQEDRYDNSFVHPVNLVRMKLPYSQHQSASRAAT; translated from the exons ATGTCCACGGGTTCTGTGAGTGACACTGAGGATTTGCTTGAGCTGAGGGTGTTGGAACTGCAGTATCCCAAAGCCAAGAGGTCAGGATGCGGTAAGCTGTTACTGGACCACTCCACTGACATCTCAGATGAAGAAGGGGTTTCACAGTCATCAAATGGCAAAAGGAAGAGGGTCTGCAGGAGCCAACAGAGTCCAGACAAGAAGCAGCCAGTTAGGTCCTCCAAGGAGTGTAAACAGTCCCAAAGAAATGCAGCCAATGCCAGGGAAAGAGCCCGCATGAGGGTGCTGAGCAAAGCTTTCTCCAGGCTAAAGACCAGCCTGCCATGGGTTCCTCCTGACACCAAGCTCTCCAAACTGGACACCCTGAGGCTCGCCTCCAGCTACATTGCCCATCTCAGGCAGCTGCTACAAGAGGACAGATATGACAATAGTTTTGTGCATCCAGTCAACCTGGTAAGAATGAAGCTTCCATACAGTCAGCACCAGTCGGCTTCAAGGGCTGCCACATG A